A region from the Arachis ipaensis cultivar K30076 chromosome B01, Araip1.1, whole genome shotgun sequence genome encodes:
- the LOC107616352 gene encoding probable amino acid permease 7 yields the protein MDVMNSLQIRSGTGAYDDDGHVKRKGTVRSAVAHIITAVIGSGVLSLAWSTSQLGWIAGPITLLCLAIITYVSSCLLSDCYRTPDPITGKRNYSYMDAVRANLGNKSTWFAGFLQFLALYGTCIAYVITTATSLRAILKSNCYHKEGHKASCEYGDSLYMVMFGLVQIVMSFIPDLHNMAWVSVVAAIMSFTYSFIGLGLGIATVIKNGRIMGSITGVATNNVADKIWLVFQALGDIAFSYPYSLLLLEIQDTLKSSPPENQTMKKASMIAILITTFFYLCCGCFGYAAFGNSTPGNLLTGFGFYEPFWLVDIANVCIIVHLVGGYQIYCQPIYNVADRWRSRKFPNNGFVNNFYKVKLPLLPPFNFNLFRFCFRTIFVISTTGVAILFPYFNQVLGVLGAINFWPLAILFPVEMYLVQKKIEVWSSKWIVLRIFSFGCFLVTLMGFVGSLEGIIRQKIH from the exons ATGGATGTGATGAACTCTCTCCAAATAAGAAGTGGCACAGGTGCTTATGATGATGATGGACATGTCAAAAGAAAag GAACCGTAAGGAGTGCCGTGGCTCATATCATCACGGCGGTGATCGGCTCCGGCGTTCTGTCTCTTGCTTGGAGCACTTCACAGCTAGGATGGATTGCAGGGCCAATTACCTTGCTCTGTCTTGCAATTATAACCTATGTTTCTTCATGTCTCTTATCTGATTGTTACAGAACTCCGGATCCTATAACTGGGAAAAGAAACTACTCTTACATGGATGCTGTTAGAGCCAATCTTG GTAATAAAAGTACTTGGTTTGCTGGTTTCCTTCAATTTTTGGCCTTATATGGGACTTGTATAGCATATGTCATAACCACAGCGACCAGTCTAAG GGCAATTCTGAAATCAAATTGTTATCATAAGGAAGGACATAAGGCTTCTTGTGAGTATGGAGATAGTTTGTATATGGTGATGTTTGGGTTGGTCCAGATTGTGATGTCGTTCATACCAGATCTTCATAACATGGCATGGGTTTCAGTTGTTGCTGCAATTATGTCCTTCACTTATTCATTCATAGGACTTGGACTTGGCATCGCCACAGTTATAA AAAATGGAAGAATTATGGGTAGCATAACAGGGGTAGCAACTAATAACGTTGCAGACAAAATATGGTTAGTGTTTCAAGCACTTGGCGACATCGCATTCTCTTATCCCTACTCTCTTCTCCTCCTTGAGATTCAG GACACACTGAAGTCTTCTCCACCGGAAAACCAAACCATGAAGAAGGCGTCGATGATTGCAATCTTGATCACAACATTCTTCTATCTCTGTTGCGGATGCTTTGGATACGCCGCCTTCGGAAACTCTACGCCGGGAAACCTGCTCACTGGGTTTGGCTTCTATGAGCCTTTCTGGCTTGTTGACATTGCTAATGTTTGCATTATTGTTCATTTGGTTGGAGGGTATCAG ATTTATTGTCAGCCAATATATAATGTAGCTGATAGATGGAGATCAAGAAAGTTCCCCAACAATGGTTTTGTGAACAATTTCTACAAAGTGAAACTACCCCTTTTGCCCCCTTTTAACTTCAATCTTTTCAGGTTCTGTTTCAGAACAATTTTTGTGATTTCAACCACAGGAGTTGCAATTCTTTTCCCTTACTTCAACCAAGTTCTTGGAGTTTTAGGAGCCATAAACTTTTGGCCATTGGCAATTCTTTTTCCAGTGGAGATGTACTTAGTTCAGAAAAAGATTGAAGTATGGAGTAGCAAATGGATTGTTCTTAGGATATTTAGCTTTGGTTGCTTTCTTGTGACCTTAATGGGGTTTGTGGGCTCACTTGAAGGAATCATAAGACAGAAAATTCATTGA